TCGAGATGCAGGCCGAAGGGGTGGACCGTCCGGTGGAGGTGGTGGGCGAAGTCGTCCACGTGACGCCCCGGCCGGGCGGCCGCTACCACCTGACCGTGCGCTACGGCATGAGCACGGACCGGGCCGCGCTCGACGCGGTGCTCCAGCGCATCTTCGCCCAGGAGCAGGAGAAGCTGCGGCGCTACCCGCGCATCCCGCTGAACGTGCGCGCCATCGAGTCCACGCCCTTCTCCCCGGCCTTCTACGTGCGGGACATCTCCCGCGGCGGCGTCGGCATGGAGGTGGATGCCGCCTCGCTGCCGCCCATGGTGCGCGTGGGCGCGCCCTTCCTCCTGGAGATGGAGCTGGCGCCCGGCCCGTTGCTGCTGCCCGGCGAGGTGGTGTGGACCTCGACGGCCTTCCGGGCCCACTCGCCCGTCACCCCCATCTTCGGCATCCACTTCAAGCCGCTGCCGCAGGAGACCGCGGACCGGCTGGAGGCGCTCTTGACGCTGGAGTCGCTGCCCCCCGGCCCCTGGTGGGCCCGCGTCTCCTTTGGCCAGGAGGCCCTCTCCCGGCTCACCTGAGCCTTACGGGGCGGGCGTGGGGTACACCAGGCAGAGCGTCTCGAAGAGGGGCTCGCCCGGCGCGGTGTACACCCCGCTCAGCGCCCGCGCGGCCTGCGCCAGCTCGGTGCCAAACGAGGGCACCAGGCAGAGGTCCTCGGCCGTCTTGAAGCGGCCCTTGAGCAAGCCCAGCCCCCGGCGCAGCATGGCGATGTCCTGCTTGCCGCCGCGCACGGGGACGGAGGGCCCGTTGGGGTCGCCCCCGGGCAGCTTGCCCACGCTCGTGGACAGCTCGAAGCCATCCGCGCGCTGGATGATGCGCAGCTTGCCGGGCGCCACCTCCGCGAGCCACTCCCGGAAGCCCGCCTCGTCCCGCAGGACGAGCCGGTAGGCCACGTCCGCATCCGGGTGACGGAGCCACACCGCCTCGGCGGCCTGGCGCAGCACCGCCAGCAGCTCGGAGGTCTGGGCCAGGAAGGTGTCCGCGCCGGGCACGAGGAGCACGGCCTTGCCCCGCACGCGCCCGGCCAGCCGGGACGCCTCCGCCGGCGCGCGGGGCGAGAACGTCTCCCCGTCGAGCCGGACGGTCTCTCCCGCGAGCTCCAGCCGCAAGGCCTTCTCCGGGAGCGCCTCGCCGAACACCTCCGCGGGCGCGGGCTGGAGCCCGGGGTCTTCCCCGCCTCCGTCCTGCCCCGGGGCGGCCAGCGTGGGCAACGGCGCGGGCGCCAGGGTGGCGAGGGGCGCCGCGGGCTTCTCCTCCCGGCACCCCGCCCCCCACGCCAGCACGGCCAGCGCCGCCAGCGCCCTGCCCCTCATGGCACGGTGTTCCCGGCGGTGGACGCCTCCGGGGGAAATGCCTCGAGGACGCAGGCCGCATCGGCCAGCCCGTGCGTCGCGGCATGCCCGGCCGCCTCCCGCGCCTCGCGAAAGAGGACCATGTCCTGGAAGCGGCTGGCGTTGCCGGTGCGGCCCGCGTCGCGGATGTAGATGGCCTTCACGCGGCCGGGAAACTCCTCGCGGATCTGCGCGTAGATTTCGGGGTCCTTCTCGCCCGAGTCCCCCACCAGCACCACCGGCTGGGGAAACTCGCGCAGCAACCGGCGGAGGGTGGGCTGCTTGTAGTTGGAGAGCGTGCCCGGGCCGAGGTTCCTCAGGTACAGCCCGAACGGGGGAAAACGGTGGCGCCCCAGGAAGGAGGCCACCCGCGGCACGTACTGCACGGGCGAGCCGCTCACCAGCGCGAAGGCCGGGGCCGCCGGGGCCCGGAGGCACCCATAGAAGTCCGCCATGCCGGGAACCACCTCCTGCGAGTCCGCATCGCGCAGCAGGGCCGACTCCACCAGCTTCGC
The sequence above is a segment of the Stigmatella aurantiaca genome. Coding sequences within it:
- a CDS encoding PilZ domain-containing protein, which produces MQNSPENESSVRLKVSYKTPEALIDEYTRSVSQGSVTLETRRSLTRGTRFVFEMQAEGVDRPVEVVGEVVHVTPRPGGRYHLTVRYGMSTDRAALDAVLQRIFAQEQEKLRRYPRIPLNVRAIESTPFSPAFYVRDISRGGVGMEVDAASLPPMVRVGAPFLLEMELAPGPLLLPGEVVWTSTAFRAHSPVTPIFGIHFKPLPQETADRLEALLTLESLPPGPWWARVSFGQEALSRLT
- a CDS encoding phosphatase domain-containing protein, yielding MRSLWALPVRVSHLLLAVLLLVSVPASAGPAVLLYPALGRARGVVLQGRVLKEAPSAGSSVLSRNLRRLTAPAWEGARVEVSFQGATATVTSGCEGHFEVNLPPPEGTSFASGFALAQAKAGGAEATVGVEIVADETPFLVISDFDDTLAVSHVTRPAKLVESALLRDADSQEVVPGMADFYGCLRAPAAPAFALVSGSPVQYVPRVASFLGRHRFPPFGLYLRNLGPGTLSNYKQPTLRRLLREFPQPVVLVGDSGEKDPEIYAQIREEFPGRVKAIYIRDAGRTGNASRFQDMVLFREAREAAGHAATHGLADAACVLEAFPPEASTAGNTVP